GGAGCAGCTGTAGCTGCAATACCCTTAGTTGAACTCCCTTGATTCTTCTGCATGTCTGAGATGTAAAGCTTCATCTTCATAAGCTCTGACCGCAAGGCCTCATTCTCTCTGACAAGTGAAACATCAGACTGCAATTGACTCCTTGTTGCAACAGCATCAGGCTGGTCATTCACACCACTCCTTAGTTTAAGCTGATCATAGTAAAGTGCATGCAAAACAATCTGTACTGGTAATCTTTTGTTTTGAGAAGCATGGAGTCGAGCTTCATAGGACAGTTTCAATGGGTCCATAACACTGCAAACCTTCTCCCGTTCTATCTCATCAAGATTCGGATGAGCCTGCAATCACCACTCAAAACGATTACTTCTATGTCTATTTTCAAAGGAACAAAtagtgaaaaaaagagagcttaATTTGACAAGCATAGCTGATAAAATTTCAGTGGTTTTACCTTTAGAAAGATGTCGATGGCACGATATAGATCATCATCGACCTTTCTGGCTCCTTTTGGCACAAGAATAGCAATCCCATTGAATTTAGAAATGGTGAGATCCGGATAGGATGCAATCTCACCAAGATATGAGTCTACAGTTTTGGCAACTCTATGCATAGCTGCAGAATTTGATCCCTTAAAATCAGCACCACCAAAGACAGCCAtgttcttctccttctccacgAATCCTGATATGATCTTCCTCACGCTATCCAGATCGAAAAGCCTCTCACCATCATAAGTGAAAGACATGACTAGTAGATCATCAACTGTGACATGCTCTAATATCACCGAGATTCGCTTCTCGAGCTCATTCTTGCAAGAATTTGAGGCGTTGACGAAGATAGCAGTACGGAGAAGGCAGCAGAGGAAATTGATAGGGAAGGAAGCTTTCTCTGAGGGCAAGAGAGAGACTATTGATTGCAGAAGCTCGCGTTCACGGGCAAACAGATTGGGATCATCAGAATCGGAGGACTTGGTGCACTTGCCAGACTGATCTCGAACAAGATCTCGAAGATTTCTTTCTGTGTAAGTTATTAAAGCACTTGCTAAAGTTAGTGCTTTCGAGCCGCGTTTCTTCATTCCAGACAGGATTCTGCCTATGAATTCAATGTCTAAAATCGACAACTCCTCGGTCCACCAATTTGGTGGTGTTCTGCTTGGAAAGTTTGCCTCATTACAAGCCTAATTAGAAGCATGAGATAAACATCAGTCAATTATTATTGTACTGCAATTTAACCCGATAATTTATGTTACACAAGCTGCTAATTTACGTTAATCTAGCTAAATACCTTAAGGCTAATGACATCAACACATCTTTGGACAATCTTGAGGTCTTCAGCCAAGGGAAGGAGATCTTCACAGGATTTTAAGACAACGATGGCGCCGGAAAGGCTAGACAGGGCTACTTGAGCAAGGAAATCTTCAGTCCGACCAGCAAGATTGTAATCACAATACACATCAGTCATTTGAAGATACTCAGCAGCACAACGAAGGGCTGCAACGTTGTGAACTGTGATCTCAAAGTTAACACCATAGCAGAATTTAGCTGCTTTTTCGAAGATCTCAGGCCCTCCAGGTATCTCAGACAGATCTATCTTTGTTAGGGCCGGTTCTTTTGATTCCAGTATTAGTTTTCTTATGTTGTTGCTCTTTGCCACTAGCATGAACTGCCGCAAAGCAATCAAAGCATATGTTTAAGCACTAGCTACTACTTTATttcattcattaattattttctcacACCTCTACAAATTAATACAAGATTGGTTTCAGGAAAAAGAGAGTAGCATTTCCATACCTTATGAAGAGAAAAGGTGGCTTCACACACTACAACCACAACATCTGTAGGAATATCTTGAGAAAAGACCctgaagaaaaattagaaagaaaggcTGACAATTAGCAAGAATGTTTATGTAACCATATATAATCAATTACAAACAAGAATATATTGTTAGTACCATTGGTCAGTTCTCTCCATGGCAAGAGAGAGCCTGCTGTTGCTTCTGACAGGAGTAGCCATGTCTGCACAGTCTGATCTGAAGAAAGAGATCTTCAGATAAGGGGAGCATCCATGTTGCGTTATATAGGAATATATGTTTGGATGGGTTGCTTTTTCTTAATCTCGTACTTATCTACAGTaatactttcatttttttttccttcctctaAATATAGTTCTGCAGATATTATCTTGAATATTTTAACCTAACCTGCTATGGACTATATATTCTACCCTAGCTGGCAAATGGGCATTAATATACCGCGAcgacaattttgaaaatatcaacAAGATTCTCAATGattgtttaagaaaataatacaaaaactatCCCAAATCAGATTTGTACAATTAAATCGTTTTGATTATCAAAATCACAGTACAAAATGGCTCGGATTCCATGCAATATACTTTGGATTGATGAGATATAACAACGAAATTCGAAATtctaaagaaaaggaaaggggaGGAGGGAGATAGAGTGGGGAATTcagtttgatattatgataagaACATGCAGAAAACATACAGGAAGAGGTCcatttttaagattatgatagCTAAGCTGTTAAGTCATTACAATACAAATCCAAAATCCATACggtgaagaaaggaaaaaggtaGACCAAACCAAACCATTATTGGATGGAGGTCTCGAGATAAGTCTCTGCCACTCAAACAAGTGGTCACGACTTCTTCAGCTACCGTTGTCATAAAGTTTTGGCCAGTGAGCCACCACGTCGTATTAGGCATCCCATCCCCTGCTGCTATAGTGCCAACACCAATCCACCCTCTCTAACTTTTGACTGACATTTATGTTTTCCTTGCTTGCTTGGATAATTTAAGGTGGGCTCCCACTGTAATCATATCTCCATCTACTCTCATCCACTATCACATCTACACGTGGCATGTACTGCCACGTCGTCCACTCCTATTGAAGAAACTGGtgttcatgaattttttttttctataatcaaATGGGTTAGGCCCtggtaaataaaaaacaatgcaactGCACCTGATacatttatttgatttgcttgcattttttaataaaaaaaattaaacatgcaaaatttttcaacataatttttatataaaaaatcttaagtctaaatcaagaaattttatgCACTCATctgattaaataaatcaaaaattatttatatcaataaaaaaaacattaataataactaaaaacataacaggaaaaattaagatatttgatttcaGAACATGAATCTTTTACTCGATTGTGTtcaataactttatttattaaaattaatttttttatttaatcaaatgataaataGAAATATACACACATGAAAactgattgaaaaaaatcaaagaataaagaTATCACATAAGGTTGCACTTGTTAGAAATACAatctagaaatttatttttttattttaaaaaataaatttcatccatataaaaatttaaaaaataaagataaattagaataatctcttcaaaaattaaatacataaaaaataattaaaaaaactattgctatt
This window of the Populus trichocarpa isolate Nisqually-1 chromosome 13, P.trichocarpa_v4.1, whole genome shotgun sequence genome carries:
- the LOC7464743 gene encoding root phototropism protein 2, whose protein sequence is MATPVRSNSRLSLAMERTDQWVFSQDIPTDVVVVVCEATFSLHKFMLVAKSNNIRKLILESKEPALTKIDLSEIPGGPEIFEKAAKFCYGVNFEITVHNVAALRCAAEYLQMTDVYCDYNLAGRTEDFLAQVALSSLSGAIVVLKSCEDLLPLAEDLKIVQRCVDVISLKACNEANFPSRTPPNWWTEELSILDIEFIGRILSGMKKRGSKALTLASALITYTERNLRDLVRDQSGKCTKSSDSDDPNLFARERELLQSIVSLLPSEKASFPINFLCCLLRTAIFVNASNSCKNELEKRISVILEHVTVDDLLVMSFTYDGERLFDLDSVRKIISGFVEKEKNMAVFGGADFKGSNSAAMHRVAKTVDSYLGEIASYPDLTISKFNGIAILVPKGARKVDDDLYRAIDIFLKAHPNLDEIEREKVCSVMDPLKLSYEARLHASQNKRLPVQIVLHALYYDQLKLRSGVNDQPDAVATRSQLQSDVSLVRENEALRSELMKMKLYISDMQKNQGSSTKGIAATAAPTTTGSRKHSFFSSMSKTLGKLNPFKHGSKDTFHINDNIGVDITKPRRRRFSIS